From Plasmodium malariae genome assembly, chromosome: 4:
CGGTTCTTTACTACTGATCGGTTCTTTACTACTGACCGGTTCTTTACTACTGATCGGTTCTTTACTACTGATCGGTTCTTTACTACTGATCGGTTCTTTACTGCTGATCGCTTCTTCATTATTGATCGCATCTTCACTACGCCACTCCTTTCCTGCTGCAACATCTGTAATGCTTCCCTGATCCACTAAAAATGATGCTTCCCCTCCGAAGGCATTTTCATTCCTCTTCTTTCCATTATATGACGTCGAGAACTTACTAAAACATGTTAGACCAGATTCAGTTAACTCATATCTCGGGTAAGAGTTACCACCATGTAGATGAAGAATTAACTCCTTTCGTAGTATTTCTAAatctattaaaaatgttttctgTTCATTTGTTTGTATTGTGCTATAGGTATATACCCCCTTTGAAGTACTCACAAAATGACGACTACtttctgtatatataaaattgcatagatttatatttttttttttttttttttgttttattattattcctaCTGGTGCTGAAGATAATATGTATTTCACTAATTTCATGTTATTGTTGATGCtctattcatttttaacCAAGCCTCTAACTGATGGACGTTGTTCgaaaactttttattttcacctCTCATCGGAATTGCAAAAGGAGGAGTTATAAGTCTTTTATGTGGGTGGGAATGTTTTACATGATACATGAGTTGTTTGTAACGAGCGTTGACTGAAGGCACTAATGCATGGgggaaacaaaaaaaaaaaaaaaaaaaaaaaaaggcccaaaaaatgacaaaaaaaaagatcaaattattatcaaaaaatatccaaaaaaggaaaaatattatcaaaGAACAgccaaaaaaggaaaaatattatcaaagaacagccaaaaaaaaaggtaaaaaatttGCACCTTCCATAACTGAACCGTTGAATACCTCTCCCCTTATAGCAGCATTTGCACTGTTAAccttattatcattatttttttatttttttttttttgtaatcgAAATAAGTGTTACGCGTATgccttttttcattttaacttcttcatttttcccATCAACAAGCTGTACAAAAGTGACCTTTGCTCATATAATGTAATAGCATTATCCCTCtgttttgcattttttatgctctttttttttttttttttttttttttttttccaaaacaTTCCTCattgtacattttttgtttcttgaTAGATACTTAGTTTTTTAAAACGCACCTATAAAGttctcttttaaaaattattctttttttatcttttcatcTTAATAAGATTGTGCTAAAATACTTATAAGTTACCTTTTTCCCCTTACTTTTTAggttttattaaattatcacGTTGGTTAAGAAGAAACCGTAAAAGAACCATAAACAGTCAAGTGTGTTTGTGGGTTGAGTAAGTATATACATGAATACATATGTTTACTTATGTAGATATATAGTGTATACACAGCACTCAAACTAATCGCATAACAGCCATGGCAAACAGTGcaaggaaaaagaagaaaaagaaagaggtTACTATCGAAACCATTCAAAAAGAATACTCACCAGTattaagaaagaaaaaaacagatatatatatcgCATCTAACAAACCTATTAATATTTACTAtcaacaaattttaaaaacgttgaatagtaaaacaaaaaaagtgGAACACCTAATTGAAGGGGATATCAAAAAGGCTAACAGTTGTGCTATTCCTTCAAACGATCAAATCTGTATATATGCTGTTGGAACTAATATCTTGAGAGCATCTTACCTAGTGCAAGATATAGTTAATTTTTACTACAACTTTTTACATAACATTCGAAACGGGGCTAACGTAAACGTGCCTAATGTAAACTCGGCTTATGTAAACGTGCCTAATGTAAACTCGGCTTATGTAAACGTGCCTAATGTAAACTCGGCTAATGTAAACTCGGCTAATGTAAACTCGGCTAATGTAAACTCGGCTAATGTAAACATTTCTAACAAgggtaaaagaaaaaaatctGTCGACGTTACATCCCACATTGATATTAAGGTTAATAGTAAAACTCTACTTATGAACGACAATgtaattacaaataaattttccaTCAAGGAGGATTTCTCAGATGACGACTATGCTGATGTAATCAATTTTGCCAAGCAACCCTACAACCCCACACTACATAAGTACATCGAGGTTAGTCAAGCTCCTTCTCCTGTTCCCTACTAACGCAAATGCATAACAGATACATACAAGcttcatacatatacatatacaccaTCCCTGCAATGTGCTTTTCTACTCAAATTTTAACCAATATGcctgtacatatataaaataatatgcgTGTTTATAGCACTACCCTTTTTTCTTACCATTTGAAGGAGGGAGGGGTGCATATCATGGTGAAGAAGGAGTTGCGAACTACTTTTTATTTGCTTATGACTGGTTTTTTGACCCATTTGTTTTGTTCTGTTTTTGCGTTTTACTCTCTACTGCCTATTACGCACTTTTTACCTTTCACTTTTTACCTTTCACTTTTTaccttttactttttttatttttactttttttttttttcagcgAAGTAAAGAAAGGAGAGTGACGGTAGTCGCCATTtcgataaaaaagaagagcgGCAgttgaacattttttttttttttttttttttataaacactttaaaatacttttttgtaaataaataatttttttactttattgttttattatttcagtattttattttttttctgcatatttttatgcatatttcatttttaaaaaaagcaagGTAGAAAAGTTCCAAAAAAGTGGGAGTCGTTCTCGATGTATATACTTACGAACATACGCATACGCCTGCATTTGTACAAAAACGACTGAACAAATGTTAGCATCAAGCATATAAAACGCTGTTTTTCTTacctctttttttaatttgataAAAGTTTAAAGTATATACCATACTTCATCAGTTTTTTGTGTGCatatgctatatatatatatatatgtgcagctgcaaaaatattgcagttttaaaaaaaaatagttgtAGTGaggcttaaaaaaaaattgcttaCACTGAGGAGTGTCCTTAACCCACACAGCAATTTGCACTCGCGTTCGTACGTGCACGTATGTGTAAGTATGCGTATGtatttgtacgtatatattgatatgtgtgtatgtatttgtacgtatatattgatatgtgtgtatgtatttgtacgtatatattgatatgtgtatatgtatttatacgtatatattgatacgtgtatatgtatttatacgtatatattgatacgtgtatatgtatttatacgtatatattgatacgtgtatatgtatttatacgtatatattgatacgtgtatatgtatttgtacgtatataccggtatgtgtgcatgtatttatacgtatatattgatacgtgtatatgtatttgtacgtatataCCGGTGTGTGGGCATgtatttatacgtatatattgatacgtgtatatgtatttatacgtatatattgatacgtgtatatgtatttgtacgtatataCCGGTATGTGTGCATGTATTTGTACGTATGCATTGGTATGTATGTGCTCACGCCTCTTCACATGTACACCTGCTTTTACGAACGGAGGAACGTCTTCCCAAGAATATGTTGTCAATTAGctagctaaaaaaaaaaaaaaagtagataGCTAGATAGTAGGTACATAATAATTGTATACAAATTTCAAGCATATGGACGATGGTAAAGGAAGAAACGGAATTGCATGGACAAGCACAATAAGAACAGGAAGAAGTAGAGGGAGTTAGAATAAGCGCAACTCGAGCTAATAACGTACACCCTTCCGTAAAAAATACAAGCGAGTAAATACACACCCATGCGTCCGAATAGctgtgtgtacatatacacttGGGCATAGGTATTTGTTTTACTAGCAGGATTGAGCTTACCCCTAATCTACATATCTTACGTGCTCCCCCGTTGATGAATCTTcagaaagaaataataaaattggtGGACCACAAAAAGtatttgaaaaatgtaaaaaaacgaagtaggtatttttttttttttttttttaaaagagaaGTTAAAAAGTTGCTCTTCGAAAAGATGCTGAACAGGAATGGTAAGCCCGACAGTAGGTTAGAAAGGAAGTATATAAATCGATATGATCTTACGGCATGTGGGGGAAGTATTTCCCACTCACCCCATACTATCCCGGAACGTAGCAGCACGCCAATATTATCATGTGAACTATTTCGAAACAAGGACAACCAGAAAAGCTGTTCATACCTCCTTAAAAGTGCAGTACTAAATCTGAACCACATAATTTATCTGTTAGGAAGgaacaataatatttatgtcgAACTAGCACAATACATTTCATACGAGCTGCAATATTTAGAGCAATGTTCAAAATGTAACATGGATAGAAGTAACAAACTTAATGAGGGTAGCAAATATAACATGATGAATGCGCACAACAACAGTTCATGCATTTCTGTATCTCTGACGGAcctcatatatgtatttaacttttatatttatatgaaatattattgtttccatttttttatcataattttaaGATTAATCGAAAAGGCTAGTGATATATCAAACATTAACCATAAGATGATCATTCGTTTTTTAGAGTCGTgtataaaattgaaaaacgaaataaataagagtatgaataatacatgtaaaagaaaatatttcaacAAGAGATACCAAAGGTGGTTTTATTATCGTTTTCCTTCTAGCTattgttttcttttcattcgaaatagtatttttaaaaaaaaatggaccCTTTCAATTCATTCCCTCTCACCTATTATGAGGGGGGATAATTATTCCAGGAAATCATTCAATTCAGCATTATCTTCGTCTCCCAGGTCCACTATATCTAGCGCTATCACTACTTCTTCCACTGCAACCCTGTGTACACATAACATTCTTCCTCATTTGAGaagtgaaataaaaaaaaaaaggtgcaTGCACTTTGTACTACAAAAAAGGAAGTGCTACATAAATACCACTTATGCAAAGTACaggaaaagaaaacataatGAAATGATGAACACTTGTAATGAACTCCTGCAC
This genomic window contains:
- the PmUG01_04016200 gene encoding conserved Plasmodium protein, unknown function, with the translated sequence MANSARKKKKKKEVTIETIQKEYSPVLRKKKTDIYIASNKPINIYYQQILKTLNSKTKKVEHLIEGDIKKANSCAIPSNDQICIYAVGTNILRASYLVQDIVNFYYNFLHNIRNGANVNVPNVNSAYVNVPNVNSAYVNVPNVNSANVNSANVNSANVNSANVNISNKGKRKKSVDVTSHIDIKVNSKTLLMNDNVITNKFSIKEDFSDDDYADVINFAKQPYNPTLHKYIERSKERRVTVVAISIKKKSGS